CCACAACCCACACTGGATGTGGCCGAAGATGGCTTGGTAGAGTCGGGACGCGTCCCCGGTGGCATTTTCGGTTGTCACAAACGGAAAGTGTCCCCTACCGGGGACGCTTTCTCATACTTTGTGTCAGGCCGTCAGGTTCCGACCCTCATTTCCTTTACATCTCCATCTCGGAGTTTCAGATCCCTCCTCAGGACCCGCTGACAGAATGGGGCCTTTGGATATTGATGTCAAGACTTAATACATTAGAAATGAAGCTCTTGCCACTTGAAGGGGACAAAAATCAAATCTTGCAAGCAAGCTTGCATGCTTGCAAGCAAGCGAAGAAAGAAAACAACGAGGAGCTGATTTAAATCAGCTCCTTTTTCATTATATATCCCTCTCTATTCTTTGATAAGCTCTGTCACGACCAGGGGACAGAATTGGAATCAAGCCAGCTGCTCTCCGACCGGCCTGAGCAGCGGAAAGGCGGCAACCGTGTCCTGATCCAGATCACAGGCGGCTTCCAGCGCGGTCACGGTACGGTCCAGTTCGGCAATCAGGGCCAGCAGCCGAGGTTGCCCTGCCGCGCCAGGGGCCAGGCGGTAGGCGCGCACCAGCAGCCGGTAGTACTGCAGGGTCCCATGCTGGCCCTGGTTGAACCGGTCGAAGAAGGCGGCCCGTGTCTCGGCCGTGTCGCCCGCCGTGAGCACGTCGGTCAGGATGCTGCGGGCATTGTGCAGCTTGTCGGCGGCGCTGACGAGCAGGGCCGAGGCGTCCTTGACGTGTTCGCGGCTTACCAGCTTGTGGAGGTACTCTCCCTTGCGCTGCTCCCAGGGGGCTTTCCTGCCGTTCACCAGCGGCGTTTCCTCGGTGGCCCCCAACACCAGCCGGGCCACTTCGGTGTCGAATTCGCGGCGAATATGGTCTTCCAGCTCCTGACGCTTTTTAGCCCGCATCGTTTCCTCAGGCTCCAGGTTTTCCGGACCGTCTTCCAGGGCGTCATGCAGCAGGGCGGCGATGGCCTCATCCTCGGACGCGCCGAACTCCAACGCCACAGAGGCCACGCCCATCAGGTGGGAGATGTAGGGAATGCGCGTGCCCTTGCGGTACTGCCCGGTGTGCCACTTGTGGGCCAGGGTGAGCGCTTTGATAAACCGGTCGGTGAGGGGAAAGGCGGTTGCTGGAGTCTCCATGCCCCGATGTTATGTGGCCTGCCAGCGCCGACTTGCCTCATTTGTGCCTTGCGGCGGTTACTCCTCGAACAACCCGACCTGCCGCGCCCCCTGCGCCCGCTGAAGCTTCTGCTCCTCCAGCTTCTTCAAGGCGTCCTCGAAACTGCTGGCCTGCGGAATCCCGTCCTCTGGCGGACGGCCCCGTCCCCTGGGGGTAACGTCGGCCGCAACGCTGACTGGCTCTGAAACTGGCACGGTGTCCGTTTCCGGTTGCACCTTGCGGGGCCGTCCACGCCGCTTCGGTTCACTGCCGTCCGCCGCAGCTTTCGGAGTAGTCTCCGCGCTGCTGGCCCTAACTGCTTTCGGCTTCCGTCTGGCCCCCGTGCCTTCTGCGACTCGCGCCGCCCGGATGCGTTCCAGCAGCAAGAATCTCTCCGGGGCCGTGTCACGGACGGGCAGCCGTCTGAACTGGGGCATCTCCGGCAGTATGACGGCCGCGCGGGGACGACGTGACCGCAGGTGCGCCGTCCCCGCGCGGCATGTGAGCGTGCCTCCAGGCCCGTCCAGGGGCAGAATGCGGGCACTGTGCCCCCACTCACTCTGGATGATCTCTTCGCGGAGGCGAACTTCACGCCCAACGCCCCGCAGCGCGCCGCGATCCTGCACACCGACGGACCGCTCTTCCTCGTGGCCGGGCCAGGGTCGGGGAAGACCCGCGTGCTGCTGTGGCGCACCGTGAACCTGATGGTCTTCCACGGCGTTCAGCCGGAGGAGATCTTCCTGGCGACCTTCACCGAGAAGGCCGCCAAGCAGCTCCGGGACGGCCTACTCTCCCTGCTCGGCCTCGTCACGAACCGCACGGGGCAACCTTTCGATCTCTCCCAGATGTACATCGGGACCGTGCACTCCCTGTGCAACCGGTTGCTCACCGACCGGGCCTTTTCCCCGGGACGGCAGCGGTCACAGTCCCCGGTCGTGATGGACGCCCTGGAGCAGTACTTCCACCTGTACCGCAAGCGGTTCTGGCGGGACGCCCTGAGTCACCTCGGCATCGAGGACGACCTGGAAGTCGTGCAGGAACGCCTGAACCTCGTGTTCGGCAACCGGGGCGCGTCACGGCACAAGGCCGTCGTGGCCCTGCAGAGTCTCTTCAACCGCTTCAGTGAGGAGAACCTGGCCCCGGATGACCTCCTCACGCAGAACACCAACCCCGACCTAGACCTCCCCCTGAGGCTGTACGCGTACTACCTGTCCACGCTCGGGCAGTCCGTGGATCTCTCATTGCTGCAGCAGGCGGCTTATAAGGTCGTGGCGGCGAACCCGCAGGCGAGCAGCCTCTTCAAGTACGTCACGGTGGACGAGTACCAGGACACGAACGCGATTCAGGAGAAGCTGTACTTCGCGCTGGCCAGGTGCGGCAATATCTGCGTGGTGGGAGACGACGAGCAGGCGCTGTACCGCTTCCGGGGCGCGACCGTGGAGAACTTCGTACAGTTCCCGGACCGCTGCCAGCAGCACCTGAGCCGCACGCCGACCCGCATCGCCCTGAACACGAACTACCGGTCCAGGAAGGGCGTGGTGGACTTCTACACGGGCTACATGGACGGTGGGCACTGGGCGAGGCCGGGTGGCGGCGCGTACCGCATCGAAGGGAAAGGCATCCAGGCGCACAGCGCTGACGCCAGGCCCTCCGTGGCGGTGAGCAGCTCGGCGGGACCGGAGAGCGTCTGCATCGAAATCGCGGCGCTGATCCGGTCCCTGATCGACTCCGGCAAGGTGCAGGACGCCAACCAGATCGCGTGTCTCTTCCCGTCCGTGAAATCGTCCGCCGCGCAGCGCCTGACCAAGGCGCTCGCGGACGTGGACCTGAAGGTCTACTCCCCCCGGGCCGGGCGGTTCATCGAGACGGACGAGGCGACCCTGATGCTCGGTCTGATGATCCAGGTGCTGGGCCGCACGCCCCGCGAGATCGAATTCAACGGGGGGGACTACAAGCTCTACCACGACTGGCTCGACGCCGCTGAGAAGGAAGCCAGGGACGTCATCCGGGCCGACCCCCGCCTGGCCAGTTTCGTGCAGGACCGCAAGGCCGAGATCGCCGGGGTCCGCCGGGACTACCAGGCGTTCATGACCGTCCTGGAGAAGCAGGGCTGGGCGGCCATCAGCCCGTACGACCCGGCGAAGCACAAGCGGGCCCTAATGGACGCCCCCGGCCTGAGCAACCGGGCCAGGACCGGCATCGGGAACCAGCACTTCGACCGGGTGGCGCGTGAACGGCAGGCGGAAGGGAAACCGGTCACGCTGAGTTACGCCGTCAACCGGGCCACGTCGCTCGACTGGACGGTCCTCGATCTCTTCTACCGACTCACGGCCTTCCAGCCGTTCAAGGGCATGTTCGACCTCGCCGAGCAGGGCCGGGACGAGGGGCCGGTCACGACCCTCAGCCTGGTGTCGCAACTCGTCTCCCGCTTCATGGAGGAGACGCAGACGATCCTTACGGCGCACTCCTTCGAGAACGACCTGCTGCGCAACCAGTTCGTCGGGTCGTACCTCTTCGCGCTCTTCCGCCTCGGCGAAGGCGAGTACGAGGACGAGGAAGTGCCCTTCCCGAAGGGCCGCATTCCGTTCCTGACCGTCCACCAGAGCAAGGGCCTGGAATTCCCGGTGGTGGTGCTGGGCAGCGTCATGAAGAAGGACATGGGACCGCAGACGGTCGAGGTGCTCATCCGGCCCTTCCTGAGCGGCGACAACGAACCCCTGGAGAAGGTCAGTCAGTTCGACACCATGCGGATGTTCTACGTGGCCCTCAGCCGCGCGCAGAACCTCCTCGTCGTCGGGCACATCAAGGGCCGGGGGTACTCCACTCACGACTCGTTCAAAACGCTCCTGGACGGGAACGTCACCCGCATCCCCGATCTGGACCTCAGCACCGTGCCGGCCGCAGGGGCCGAGTCGGACGACACCATGCGCAGCTACTCGTACACGGCCGACTACCTGCGGTACCTCGAGTGCCCCAGGTCGTACATGATCTTCCGGAAGTACGACTTCGCGGATTCCCGCACCGGGGGCATGTTCTTCGGGAACCTCGTGCACCAGACGATCGAGGACCTGCACAACCGCGTGATCGCCCTGCGCGAAGGAGTGACCGCATGACACAGAGCATGGAGGACTTCATCACGGACGCGTTCGAGCAGAACTACGAACGCATCCGCCTCGAAACCGGCCGGGCCGTGACGCCCAACATCAAGGAAGCCGCCAGGGAACAGGTGCTGCTGTACTACCGGCGCATGCGGGACGTGGCAGACGGCGTCACCGACACCGAGGTGAAACTCACCCTCCCCGAACAGCGCACGCCGCAGCAGCGCAAGTTCACGCTCGAAGGCGTCGTCGACATCGTCCGCGAAGGCGACCGGACCACCATGTACGACGTCAAGACGCACCTGGACGCCGACGCTGCCGCCGGGCAACTCGATCAATACGTGCAGCAACTGAACCTCTACGCCCACATCTGGCAGGGCCTGCGTGGGGAAGCGCTGGACGAGACTGCTATCATCGCGACCCGTCCCACGCGGGAACTCCGCCAGGCGCTCCGCAGCGGGGACGACCGGGTGATCGACGCGGCCATTCTGAAGTGGCGACCTTGTCTGAACATTCCCCTGGACGAACACGCCGTTGAGGACACCGTCCAGCGGTTCGGCACTGTGGTGGACCGCATTGAGGAACGCCACTTCATGCCCCCGGCCGTGGAGAAACTGAAAGCCCCGATCCGCCCCGGTGCGCGGCAGCCCTTCGGGACGGCCGTGTGCGCCAACTGCGACGTGCGCTTTACCTGCGACAGTTACCGCCAGTTCCGGTTGCAGACCACACCGGGAATGAACCCGGAACGGGTGCTGCAGGACGCCATGAACGAGTACGCGGCCAGTAGCGAGCAGGGGCAGTGGGTGGATGCGAACATGGAAACCCTAAACCGCGACAGGCTGCCCGACGCTGAAGACATTGACCGGGGTGACGTATGAACGGACAGGCATTCAAAGATTTTCTCAATCAGCAAAAGCAGATTCGGACTGCTCACCGGTCCGCTATCGAGAAGTACATCCAGGCCATCACGAAGACCCTGTCGGACGAACAGAGCAAAAGCGGCGCGTACTACTCTTCCAGTTCTATAGACGTGATCCAGCCGCCAGAGCTGGACGAGGGGTACATCAGCTTTACGCTGAAAGTCCTGTCGAGCTCACTGCCGATGGGATTGAAGCTGACGTCAGAGGGCGTGTTCGTCCTGCGGTGCCTAGGCAAAGAGGTCGAGACGACCACGCCGCCCGACACCATTCAATTCATCTACCAGTGTCTCTGCGAGTTGGAATCAACAGCCACCGCACTCCAGAGAGGCTGGGCGGACGACCCTGCAGCCAACTCCTCGCAGCGAACTGAAACGCCCCCGTTGGCACAGCCTGCCCCTAACGCCGTCACGTAAGGAAAACTCCATGATTGAAGAATTGAAACGCCCAGATCGACTGGACGAGGACCGCATCGAGGCCATCAAAGCCCTGTTCCCTGAGGCCTTCCCTGATGGACGATTCAACCCGCAGGCCCTCAAAGAATTGCTTGAAGATCCGAACGAAGCGGTCGGGCAGGATGCAGACTTCTATGGGCTGAGCTGGCCTGGCAAGAAGCAGGCGCGCAAGCGAGCCGCATCTGCACCGACCGTAACGCTTGCCCCAAAACCCGGCGAGGGAGAAAACGAGCAGTCCACCAGAAATGTGATCATCGAAGGGGACAACCTGGAAGTGATGCAGGCGCTTCTTAGGGCATACGCGGGGAAGGTGAAACTGATTTACATCGATCCGCCCTATAACACTGGCAACGACTTCGTGTACCGCGACGATTTCAAGTCGTCTACGGAAGCGTACCTGGAGGAGACAGGGCAGCGTGACGTTGAGGGCTTACTCGTCAGCAATCCGCGCACCGGCGGACGCTTTCATGCCAACTGGCTCAACATGATTTATCCGCGTCTTAAGATGGCTCACTCGCTGCTTATGGACGATGGTTTAATTTTCATATCTATTGACGACAATGAGTTAAACAATCTTCGACTTGTCTGCGGTGAAGTATTTGGTGATGAAAATTTCATTGGCAATATTGTATGGCAAAAGAAGTATGCTCCTGCGAACGATACCGTGAATCTATCATATATGCACGAATATATTATGGTATATGCTAAGCAAAAAAAGTATAGCGACGCTGGAAGGCAGATCGCGTTGATTAGTAAGATGGCGCGTAGCGAAGCGCAAAATGCACTTTACAAAAATCCCGACGGAGATCCTCGAGGGGACTGGGCATCAGACAACTATACTTGTAATAAAACGGCCGAAGAGAGGCCGAACTTATTTTATCCCATCATACAACCTAAAACTGGTAAGGAGATTTGGCCGAGCAGATCAAGGGTCTGGGCATATTCACAGATTGAGCACCAAAAACATATTGAAGAGGGGAGGCTTTGGTGGGGAATAAATAAGGAAAACGAAACTCCACGGTATAAAAGATACCTTTCTGACGTAGGAGGAGTCGTTAGCGATACGTGGTGGTCTCATGACAAAGTCGGCCATAGCGATGAAGCAAAGAAGGAATTCAAAGCATTGTTCTCTGAGGCGACCGATGCCTTTGACACGCCAAAGCCCACGCGAATGATCAAGCGCATCGTAGAACTAGCAACTACTGGCGTTGATGGACATATCGTGCTGGATTTCTTTGCTGGCTCGGGTACGACTGGACAGGCTGTGATGGAAGTCAACGATGCAGACGATGGAGATAGACGCTTCATTCTAGTCCAAGCACCAGAAGCCAGCAAACCCGGCTCAGAAGCCATGAAGGCTGGGTTGTCCACTATTAGCAAAGTGACCGCCGAGCGTGTGCGTCGGGCTGCCAAAAAAATTAAAGCAGAGAGCAAGGCGGACCGGGGCTTCCGGGTCTACCAGACCACACCTTCAAATTTACGGAAGTACCGACCAATTACGGTTCAAAACGTTGCCGAGCTTGGCGGCCTGGACTTCAAGGGCTCGGGAGCTCTCGTGCCTGACTTCAACTCCCAGAACGTCATCACGGAGATGATGTTGCTGGAAGGTTTCCCGCTGGACAGCAGGATCGAGCAGGCGCCCGAGTTCAGCGACCAAGTGTATGTCGTGTCGCACCCGGAGCGCAGCCACCGCCTGCTGATTTCCCTGACGGCCGACAAGCTGCTCGATGAAACGGTCGAGCAGGCCAGCCAGTACCCGAAGGACACGTTCATCTGCCTGGAATCGAGCCTGACGGATCAGAGCAAGATCCGCCTGGCGGACGCCGTGGCAAAAGTGAAAACCCTGTAATGCCCTCACTCAACGGAATGAATATGCTGAACATCACGTCACGACGCGCGTCCCTGCTGGTCACCCTCGCCCTGTCCACCCTGGTCTCCTGCGCTCCGAAAGACTTCCGTCCTCAAGTTGCCCAGAAGGTCGTCATCAAGCAGGGGGGAGCCGTCACCCTGCAGGTGTCCGTCGAGCGTGACGAGGGTCTGAAAGGACCCGTGACCGTGTCCCTGCGGAACCTGCCGGAGGGCGTGACGGGTTCGACCACCACGCTGGCAGAGACGCAGACGAGTGGTCAGATTGCGCTGAAGGCCACCGCCAGCGCCCCGTTGAAGCAGGCCGCGAGCGCGGCTCCTGCCGCTGAGGGTGCCGCGACTGCGGTGGACGGCCAGCCTGCCGTGGTGTTCTCCGCGGACGGCAAGACCCACGAGCTGCCGCTGGCCTTCGCGGTGCAGGCGCTCTCCGGGTCGTCCGACAAGACGTTCGGGTCGGGTGGGGTCATGCAGATGAAGCTGGGCGTCTTCCTCAAGCGCGATCATGCCAACGCGCTGGCGGCCACGGCGGACGAGAAGATCCTCGTGGGGGGCCAGAAAGACGAACGGTTCGCGGTGTACCGCCTCAACCGAAATGGCACCGTCGATAAGGGCTTCGGGAAGGAAGGCCTTGCCGTGGGCACCGGCGCGAAGGGCACTGTCTACAAACTGCTGGTGCTGCCGGATGGCGGTGTCATCGCGGTCGGAAGTGACCAGTACGAATCGGCCGGGCTCGTGCTGGCGAAGTTCACGAAAGACGGGAAGCTCGACACGACGTTCGGGAAGGGGGGCGTGGTCAACTACGCCGTCAATGGTCTGGAGTACCACGGCCTGAGAGACGCGGCTGTGCAGTCTGACGGCAAGGTTGTGGCTGTCGGGAGCGCTGGAACAGAAATGGGCGGGTCTGGTGGCCTCACGAACGGGAAGTCACTTGTCGTGCGGTTCAATCCGGACGGCAGTGTGGACCGGACGTTCGGGAGCGGTGGGCGCATCGTCGGGGGGATCCAGGAATACGGATCTGCAAATGACGTCGAACTAGGAGACGCAGACACGCTTCTTGTCGTGGGAACGGCCTACACCCAGTACGGCGACTGGGAGACCAGAAATCCAAATATCTTCTACCTGGCCAGGTACCTGAGTGACGGGTCGCCAGATACCTCGTTCGGGAACAATGGGTTCGTGACCTTCTCCGCACGGGATGAGGACACGGACGTGTACGGCACGGGCGTCAGCCTCCTGCCCGACGGCAAGATGCTGACGATCGCCAACGTCACCAGGATGGATATGAACACGTTCGACTCCATGAACCAGATTCGCGTGGCCCAGTACCTCCCAGACGGCGCGCGGGACACTGAGTTCGGTGAAGAAGGTGCGGTGACGTACGACTTCGGTCACTCCGCTTACGGCATCGATCTCGCGGCCACCAAGGACGGCTTCGTCCTGACCGCTACAGTGCAACCTGAGAAGTCGGCAGAAAGTGCTCCATCCCTGGTGAAGCTCAGCAAGGCGGGCCTGGTGGACGAGTCGTTCAACTTCGACGGCCGGGTCGGCATCGGGACACTCGACGATCCGCTGAATCCAGTCGTCCTGAACAGCGGCCAGATCGTGGCGGGCACCAGCCTTAGCCCCTTTTTCCAGGATTACGACGACAACGACGACGCGGCCAAAGTGAACGTGGAACTCGTCAGGATCAACCCATGAGCGCCTGGATCACCGCTGGAGGCCACGGCAATGGCTTTTGAGTTCAAATTCAGTGCCGATCAGCCGCACCAGAAAGCGGCGCTGGACGGCGTGCTCGAACTGTTTGAGGGCTTCTCGGCCTCCCACACTGAAGGCACAATCCTCGATGAGGTCTTCCCGAACCTGCCGGACGCGGAGATGCTGGACGAGGAGTGGCTGGCCGAGAACCTGGGATTCGTTCAGGGGCAGCACAACACGCAGTACCCGGCGGCACCCGTCCCGATGCGGGGTCTGGAGATGGGAGCCGAGGCGGACGGCATGATGCTCGACGGGGTCAGCAACGATTCCCACCGGGCGCCGCACTTCACGGTGGAGATGGAGACCGGCACCGGGAAGACGTATGTGTATTTCCGGTCGATGCACGAGCTGTACCGCCGGCATGGGTTCCGGAAGTTCATCATTGTGGTGCCGAGCGTGGCGATCCTGGAAGGGGTCAAGAAATCCTTCGAGATCACCCGGAAGCATTTCGAGCAACTGTACGGCGTGACGAACTTCCGCCTGATCGAGTACGACGGGGCGAGGCTGGGGCAGCTGCGGAACTTCGCGCAGAGTCAGACGCCGGTGGTCATGGTGATGACCATGCAGAGCTTCAACACGGCCGGCCGCAACTTCTACAAGCCGACCGAGAAGCTCGCCGGGGCCCGCCTGCCCTACCAGTGGGTGCAGGAGACGCGCCCGGTGGTGATTCTGGACGAACCGCAGAACATGGGCAGCGATAAGGCCAAGGAGGCCATCCGGACCCTCAAGCCGCTGTTCGTGCTGCGCTACTCGGCCACGCACCGTCCGGGGGAGACGCCCAACACCGTCTACCGCCTCACGCCGCTGGAGGCGTTCCGGCAGGGACTCGTCAAGCAGATCGAGGTGGTGGGCATCAGTGACCTCTCCGGGCTGAACGTGCCGCAGTTCCGCATCGAGGAGATCACCCGCAACCCGATCACCGCGAAGGTCAAGACGGTGGTCATGCAGGACGGCGTGGGCAGTGAGCAGGTCGTCACCCTGAAATCCGGCGATGACCTCTTCAAGAAGACAAAGAACCCCGACCATCAGGGGTTCGTCGTAGAGAGCATCGGCGTGGCGAAAGACGACCTGCCGGGGTTCGTGCGGTTCGAGAACGGTGAGGAGTTCGGCACCGGGGACGAGGTGATCGGGTCCCGGACGGAGATCTGGCGAGCGCAGATCCGCGAGACCATCCAGACGCACTTCGAGCGGCAGCGACAGCTCCGAGGCAAGGGCGTCAAGGTGCTGTCGCTGTTCTTCATCGACCGGGTCGCGAACTACCAGGGGCAGCCCGGCACCATCCGCAAGCTGTTCGAGGAGGAGTACGCGAAACTCCAGCCGATGTACGCGGACGGGCCGGTGCTGGACGCCAGGGACGTTCACCGGGGGTACTTCGCCTCGAAGAGGGTCAAGGACCGGGAAGTGGTGAGTGACGAGCTGCAGAAGGCCGATAGTGACGAGGCGAAGGAGACCTTCAAACTCATCATGCGGGAGAAGGAGCGCCTGCTGTCGTTCGAGGAACCGGTCTCGTTCATCTTCGCGCACAGCGCCCTGAAAGAAGGCTGGGACAACCCGAACGTCTTCCAGATCTGCACGCTGAACCAGACGGTGAGCAGCACCAAGAAACGCCAGGAGATCGGGCGTGGCCTGCGCCTGTGCGTGGACCAGGACGGGAACCGCCCCGAGGGGTTCAACCTGAACATCCTGACGGTGATCGCCAACGAGAGTTACGAGTCGTACGTGGCGAACCTGCAGCAGAACTATGCGGATGACGGGGAGGGAGCGCCCCCGCCGCCGAAGAAACCGTCGCAGGCGGTCGCCAGGCGCCGGGACGAGCTGTTCCAGGGTGAGGCGTTTCAGGCGTTCTGGCAGAAGCTCTGCAAGCGGCTCGCGTACCGCATCGAGGTGGACACGGACGTGCTGGTGGACGAGGCCGTGGCCGCGCTGAAGACGGCAAAGTTCCCGCAACCGGTGATGACGGTCAGCCGGGGGCAGTTCATCGTCCGGCAGTACGAAGTGCGACTCGAGAAGGTGATCGGTGAGGCCGCTGTACTGCAGATTCACACCCGCGATTCCCGGGCCGAATCACAACCGTCACTAGGGTTGACGTCCGCGTCGACCTCGCAGCAGCAGGTGGTCCTCCACGAGAAGCAGGACCTCAGCACGAAGTTCCCGGTGGGCGACGCACGCCGTCAGCACTTCCGCAAGTGGAAATTGCAGCGCGTCTGGGAGCAGTACGGTGAGGCCCGCATCAAGTTCGACAACGAGGTGGAGGTCAGCCCGAGCGAACCGTACCGCTTCGAAGTGCAGGTGACGCTGCCCAGGGAGACAGTCACCGTGCAGGCCGAAGCGCACGCGCAGCCCATCCCGGACTTCATCGGCCGGGCCGCCGGGGAGACGGATCTCACGCGGGCGACGCTCATCCACATCTTCCAGAGTCTCCCGGACGACGTGAAGGAGAAACTGCTGATCAACCCGGAAGGCTGGACGAACGTCTTCGTCGCGACGCTCCAGGACGTGCTGGCCGACCACGTGGCACGCCGCGTGGAGTACTTCGGCGAGACGTCCGACATCGGCCCGGCCGAGGAGTTCTTTGGTGCGGAAGTGAAGCAGCCGCAGCGGGAACTGATCGAGGATCAGACCGGGAAGGCCCTGTACGACCGGGTGCAGATCGACTCGGACGTCGAGCGGACCTTCGTGGAGCAGTCCCTCCGGAGCGACGGGGATCACATCGCGGTGTACTTCAAGTTCCCCCCGAAGTTCAAACTGGGCCTGCCCCGCGTGATCGGGAACTACAACCCGGACTGGGGCGTCGTGCGGCTCGCGGGTGAGCACACCCGCGTGGAACTCGTCCGCGAAACGAAGGGATCGGAGAACGAGGCGACGCTGCGGTTCGAGAGCGAGAAACGGAAGATCCGGGCCGCGAGGCGGTACTTTGCGGCGCTGGGCATCGACTACCGGGTGGTGACCGGTGAGACAGGACGCTACTGGGACGCAGAAGGTACGCCGGCCGCTGGGGCTCCTGGTCTGTTCGGCGGTGTCGGTGGGTGAATGACCCCGCTGGCGGTCGAGTCCGCTGGTCGAAGTCGATATGGTTACGGTGGCGTCACCTCGAGGGCTTCTGCTTCAGGTGGTGACGCCCGGCCCCTTCCTGGCTTGGCATGTTCTAAACGGCGTAGGATATTTAGCGTGTCTAGCCCTCTAATTTTAAGTTGCTCCAATATTTCACTACATGATCAGCATTTGTTACGGTCATCTGGGACAATTGGGGAGCGTGCTCAGGAGGCCAGATGTGCGATGGCCAGCCGCGCACTTTCGTCGGCCATGTGGATAACATATCGGGATTTTGCAATGTCAGCAGATCACGCCATATGCACAGGCGCCGTAGGTGCATTGGAGAGGGCACATGAAGAGAGCGCCAAAGCCAAGGTGAAGCAAGCTCTGAGGATATGTGACTGCTTAATGCACTGACAAAGTTTGGATATAACTGTAGTCGGTTTAGGATGTCTGTTGGATTTAAATTTCCTGTGCGCATTAAGTCGGTGGACCCAAGTACCAATTGCGGCGTCAGTCGTTTTGGTTCTTGAAGTAGTGTCAAAAATATATTGGCCAGTGCGGGACGCAGCGTAGGTGCTGCTTGCACTGCCCAGAATAGGGTCGGCCCACCTTCCATCACCAGAAGTTTGAGCCAATCGCCTGGTTCAACCTTGACTGATCCAATCAACACCTGTGTAACTAGAATCGCTGCCCCTTGTTGATGTCCTTCATTGACAGCGGCCATTACTGCGGTAAGTGCCCCCATACCTTGTGTTTTGATGAGCTGAGTCAGATGTGTAGACAGTATGGGCGACATGCCTCGACCTTCCGTAGAGGGCTTCAGTAATAAATCGAATGCAGCACGCACAACATACCAGGGCACTGTCGGGTTTTGCGCAGATGTAGTCTCTACTATCGGATCAATGAGTTGCTCAACGACTTGTTGGGAACTTTGGTTGAGCGCCTCCAAAACAACCTCATGCACCTTCATTTGGAAAAACTCACGACTTCGTTCAATCCGTCGGGACGCGAAGGTTTGATGCAAATGCATTTCTAATCCTGCAGGATCTGGGCTCCA
The genomic region above belongs to Deinococcus aerophilus and contains:
- a CDS encoding restriction endonuclease; this translates as MAFEFKFSADQPHQKAALDGVLELFEGFSASHTEGTILDEVFPNLPDAEMLDEEWLAENLGFVQGQHNTQYPAAPVPMRGLEMGAEADGMMLDGVSNDSHRAPHFTVEMETGTGKTYVYFRSMHELYRRHGFRKFIIVVPSVAILEGVKKSFEITRKHFEQLYGVTNFRLIEYDGARLGQLRNFAQSQTPVVMVMTMQSFNTAGRNFYKPTEKLAGARLPYQWVQETRPVVILDEPQNMGSDKAKEAIRTLKPLFVLRYSATHRPGETPNTVYRLTPLEAFRQGLVKQIEVVGISDLSGLNVPQFRIEEITRNPITAKVKTVVMQDGVGSEQVVTLKSGDDLFKKTKNPDHQGFVVESIGVAKDDLPGFVRFENGEEFGTGDEVIGSRTEIWRAQIRETIQTHFERQRQLRGKGVKVLSLFFIDRVANYQGQPGTIRKLFEEEYAKLQPMYADGPVLDARDVHRGYFASKRVKDREVVSDELQKADSDEAKETFKLIMREKERLLSFEEPVSFIFAHSALKEGWDNPNVFQICTLNQTVSSTKKRQEIGRGLRLCVDQDGNRPEGFNLNILTVIANESYESYVANLQQNYADDGEGAPPPPKKPSQAVARRRDELFQGEAFQAFWQKLCKRLAYRIEVDTDVLVDEAVAALKTAKFPQPVMTVSRGQFIVRQYEVRLEKVIGEAAVLQIHTRDSRAESQPSLGLTSASTSQQQVVLHEKQDLSTKFPVGDARRQHFRKWKLQRVWEQYGEARIKFDNEVEVSPSEPYRFEVQVTLPRETVTVQAEAHAQPIPDFIGRAAGETDLTRATLIHIFQSLPDDVKEKLLINPEGWTNVFVATLQDVLADHVARRVEYFGETSDIGPAEEFFGAEVKQPQRELIEDQTGKALYDRVQIDSDVERTFVEQSLRSDGDHIAVYFKFPPKFKLGLPRVIGNYNPDWGVVRLAGEHTRVELVRETKGSENEATLRFESEKRKIRAARRYFAALGIDYRVVTGETGRYWDAEGTPAAGAPGLFGGVGG